One Amphiprion ocellaris isolate individual 3 ecotype Okinawa chromosome 5, ASM2253959v1, whole genome shotgun sequence genomic region harbors:
- the skib gene encoding v-ski avian sarcoma viral oncogene homolog b, producing the protein MEGTSFQPHPGLQQTLKQFHLSSMRSLGGPAAFSARWHQDSLFGKDGKSAELMLSLPAQTPPVMSGPLFIPSDRSTERCETVLEREPISCFVVGGEKRLCLPQILNSVLRDFSLQQINSVCDDLHIYCSRCTADQLEILKVVGILPFSAPSCGLITQTDAERLCNALIYGGTYPPHCNKELGSLEFERTEKSFKVYHECFGRCKGLFVPELYSGPAAACIQCMDCRLMFPPHKFVVHSHKRLENRTVHWGFDSANWRAYVLLDPDYTGKEEKSHLEQLLKELKGKYDLTAKLSSKGCRSPSPVPAKRSKFDKLQSPSAEKDRKPDWLQSLSKSAHKDLKQVQLKQRPSAFRPWSPKAVEKEKPATQNEEERSCSKNQETLAAPNLALAPPAPPVHPKDSHTPGRGPTAISIQELHNGNAQPSAKPAHSGNANRAEDMDTDGEIDVDHCDDSPVPASALVSPPSACTSVSQPPTPQSGARAQERPSWLPGTICPEMDAMRQMLYAGLDTKEVREKLLQEIVRMRVKQEEKLAAAVQAKRSLQQELEFVRVAKKGRLREAIEAKRNLRKEIERLHVDWERKMRDAEESCGRLKRELERERQLRVCDKGCEAERLRVKYSTQIEELHMQLQQAEADREQLRQELQQEREARQSLESVVKDLQAQLALQANSSPPGETKEANTDAHRQTTQPTNGS; encoded by the exons ATGGAGGGCACCAGCTTCCAGCCCCATCCCGGACTTCAGCAAACTCTGAAGCAGTTTCATCTGAGTTCCATGCGCTCCCTCGGTGGACCGGCGGCGTTTTCCGCTCGGTGGCACCAGGACTCCCTCTTCGGAAAAGATGGGAAATCCGCAGAGTTGATGCTCTCCCTGCCTGCTCAGACACCCCCGGTGATGTCCGGTCCACTTTTCATCCCCTCCGACCGCTCCACGGAGAGGTGCGAGACGGTGCTGGAGAGGGAGCCCATCTCCTGCTTCGTGGTCGGCGGCGAGAAGCGCCTGTGCCTGCCGCAGATCCTCAACAGCGTCCTGAGAGATTTCTCCCTCCAGCAGATCAACTCGGTGTGCGACGACCTCCACATCTACTGCTCCAGGTGCACGGCGGACCAGCTGGAGATCCTCAAAGTGGTGGGGATCCTGCCCTTCTCGGCGCCGTCCTGCGGGCTCATCACCCAGACGGATGCTGAGCGCCTCTGCAACGCGCTCATCTACGGCGGTACGTACCCTCCTCACTGCAACAAGGAGTTGGGCTCCCTGGAGTTTGAGAGAACCGAGAAGAGCTTCAAAGTCTACCACGAATGTTTCGGACGGTGTAAAGGCCTGTTCGTCCCGGAACTGTACAGCGGTCCGGCGGCCGCCTGCATCCAGTGCATGGACTGCAGACTCATGTTCCCACCGCACAAGTTTGTGGTCCACAGTCACAAGAGACTAGAGAACCGGACAGTCCACTGGGGCTTCGACTCAGCCAACTGGCGAGCTTATGTGCTCTTAGACCCGGACTACACCGGCAAGGAGGAGAAGAGTCATCTGGAGCAGCTGCTTAAAGAGTTAAAAGGAAAATACGATCTGACGGCCAAACTGTCCAGTAAAGGCTGCAGA TCTCCCAGCCCAGTCCCGGCCAAGAGGTCCAAATTTGACAAATTACAGTCCCCATCAGCCGAGAAAGACAGGAAACCTGACTGGTTACAGTCGCTGTCAAAGTCTGCACACAAG GATCTGAAACAGGTCCAGCTGAAACAGAGGCCCTCTGCTTTCCGCCCCTGGTCTCCTAAAGCAGTAGAAAAAGAGAAACCAGCCACTCAAAACGAGGAGGAAAG ATCCTGCTCAAAGAATCAGGAGACTTTGGCTGCTCCCAATCTGGCACTTGCTCCCCCGGCTCCTCctgtccatcccaaggacagcCACACTCCTGGCAGGGGGCCCACAGCCATTTCCATACAGGAGCTGCATAATGGCAACGCACAGCCTTCAGCAAAGCCAGCCCACTCCGGCAACGCCAACCGAGCCGAAGACATGGACACAGACGGAGAGATTGACGTGGACCACTGTGACGATA GTCCAGTTCCAGCCTCCGCCCTGGTTTCCCCTCCCTCAGCCTGCACCAGCGTGTCTCAGCCTCCGACTCCTCAGAGCGGCGCTCGGGCTCAGGAAAGACCTTCATGGCTGCCTGGGACTATTTGCCCCGAGATGGACGCCATGAGACAGATGCTGTACGCTGGTCTGGACACCAAAGAGGTCCGGGAGAAACTCCTACAGGAGATTGTCAGGATGAGAGTGaagcaggaggagaagctggcAGCTGCTGTGCAAGCTAAACGCAGCCTTCAACAG gaactGGAGTTTGTGAGGGTGGCTAAGAAAGGCCGTCTTCGTGAGGCCATCGAAGCCAAGCGCAACTTGCGAAAGGAGATCGAACGCCTTCATGTGGACTGGGAGAGGAAGATGAGGGATGCAGAGGAGTCCTGTGGGCGGCTGAAGAGAGAGctggagagggagagacagcTGCGAGTCTGTGACAAAGGTTGTGAAGCTGAACGTCTGCGGGTCAAATACTCCACTCAG ATTGAAGAGTTGCACATGCAGCTACAGCAGGCGGAAGCCGACCGAGAGCAGCTGAggcaggagctgcagcaggagagagAAGCTCGGCAGAGCCTGGAGAGCGTCGTCAAAGACCTGCAGGCCCAGCTGGCCCTGCAGGCCAACAGCAGTCCTCCTGGAGAGACCAAGGAGGccaacacagatgcacacagacagaccacACAACCCACCAATGGATCCTAA
- the tmem51b gene encoding transmembrane protein 51b, with amino-acid sequence MCSSRGFCGANNRPNRSSSESGGSGAHYALCALGVGLIALGIVMIVWTVIPMDGEGSSTSTASSGNSSTVPGTDNHNDGEDTDHTKSSSVAMVLVGVGAAMLLLSICLGVRSKRRARNRNSQSAAAAGGLMDHVTGDQESSTVDPTSYNVPSYEEVVGSGDYPVRQSNLRQSISQLPSYEDIIAAVENEGAEPANNSTEDTPLNESTPAAAQPAAAQPAAEPQPEPAAALVPNPSLPTRSSSRASRLLRPLRVRRIKSDKLHLKDFRLQIRSPTQNPVTIEPITPPPQYDNKMPELQ; translated from the exons CTATGCTCTGTGTGCTCTGGGAGTGGGCCTCATCGCCCTGGGCATTGTTATGATTGTGTGGACTGTGATACCCATGGATGGAGAGGGATCAAGCACCTCCACTGCTTCGTCAGGTAACTCGTCTACAGTTCCTGGGACAGACAACCACAATGATGGTGAGGACACAGACCACACAAAGTCCTCGTCAGTGGCGATGGTGCTAGTTGGAGTTGGGGCAGCCATGTTGCTTTTGTCCATTTGCCTCGGCGTGAGGAGCAAGAGGAGAGCTCGCAACAGAAACAGCCAgtcagcggcagcagcaggcgGCCTTATGGACCATGTGACAGGAGATCAGGAATCGTC AACTGTAGACCCAACTTCGTACAACGTGCCGAGCTACGAGGAAGTCGTCGGCAGCGGCGACTACCCCGTCCGTCAGAGCAACCTTCGCCAGAGCATCTCGCAGCTGCCGTCCTACGAGGACATCATAGCTGCTGTGGAAAATGAAGGAGCAGAGCCCGCCAACAACTCCACTGAGGACACTCCTCTTAATGAATCCACGCCGGCTGCTGCACAACCCGCCGCTGCACAACCCGCCGCTGAGCCTCAACCCGAACCGGCTGCTGCCCTCGTGCCAAACCCCAGCCTGCCCACCCGCAGCAGCAGCCGGGCCAGCCGTTTACTGCGGCCCCTCCGGGTCAGGAGGATCAAGTCGGACAAACTGCACCTGAAGGACTTTCGCCTCCAAATCCGCAGCCCGACACAGAACCCAGTGACCATTGAACCCATCACTCCTCCTCCGCAGTACGATAATAAGATGCCCGAATTACAGTAA